The Pseudomonadota bacterium genome includes a window with the following:
- a CDS encoding helix-turn-helix domain-containing protein, whose amino-acid sequence MPDEPGKQDESQETRTGPGQQLRQAREAQGLAISQVAAELHLGEYQIDALESERFELIGAPVFVRGHLRNYALLLKLDSEQLLGHMQSLGTDPSPAAVSTEVEMAMQRDKRVRRISLAAGFVIVIGALFYVGLWIIERTNNLDGGEPAVTPQIAIPQAAGNDPAGDVEHDTPGAAASPHQLPAAAGNGEAVEASPEAGPPVKVALPTKRLTVRFNRESWIEAYDARGRRLIYEMGLAGSERTLIGVPPVEIFLGFADGVEILVDGEPFALQNARRRGNTAQITIESD is encoded by the coding sequence ATGCCGGATGAACCGGGCAAACAGGATGAATCGCAAGAGACCCGGACCGGTCCCGGTCAGCAGTTAAGGCAGGCGCGCGAAGCACAGGGTCTTGCGATTTCCCAGGTTGCGGCTGAACTTCACCTTGGCGAATACCAGATCGATGCACTGGAGAGTGAGCGCTTCGAGTTGATCGGCGCGCCGGTCTTCGTGCGCGGGCATCTGCGGAACTACGCGTTGCTGCTCAAGCTCGACAGCGAACAATTGCTTGGGCATATGCAGTCGCTGGGTACCGACCCGAGCCCCGCAGCGGTTTCAACCGAGGTCGAAATGGCGATGCAGCGAGACAAGCGGGTGCGCAGAATTTCACTGGCAGCCGGTTTTGTGATTGTCATTGGTGCGTTGTTCTATGTGGGTCTTTGGATCATCGAGCGGACCAATAATCTCGATGGCGGCGAACCGGCCGTCACGCCGCAGATTGCGATACCGCAGGCCGCAGGCAACGATCCGGCCGGCGATGTTGAACACGATACGCCGGGCGCCGCCGCGTCGCCTCACCAACTGCCGGCGGCAGCCGGCAATGGCGAAGCGGTTGAAGCATCGCCCGAGGCCGGACCGCCAGTGAAAGTGGCGCTGCCCACGAAACGCCTGACCGTGCGTTTCAATCGTGAATCGTGGATCGAAGCTTATGACGCGCGGGGACGGCGCCTGATTTATGAGATGGGCCTGGCGGGCAGCGAGCGGACTCTGATCGGCGTACCGCCGGTTGAAATTTTCCTGGGATTTGCCGATGGCGTGGAAATCCTGGTGGACGGCGAGCCGTTTGCACTGCAAAATGCGCGACGCCGCGGCAACACAGCCCAGATCACGATTGAGAGTGATTGA
- the pilW gene encoding type IV pilus biogenesis/stability protein PilW → MKAIIQHLIILSAALASACVTTGRKPEPDKQSISAAAGYNLQLGVAYMHQGHMEAALEILEKSIRQDPDRADTHTALAVLYIRLGRLAEAGAEYRRSLRLEPDNSATLNNYGAYLCQRGDYDEAMENFARAVKNPLYRTPAAAHTNAGLCARDKGNSGQAESYFRLALAADPEFIGALLQLADLSFEEKIYLQARAFMDRYMASAASATPDALWLGLRVEEALGDKAAAGAYSMQLLEKFPDSVEVRWVLEAEKNAG, encoded by the coding sequence ATGAAAGCCATAATCCAGCATCTGATTATTTTATCCGCGGCGCTGGCGAGCGCCTGTGTGACCACCGGGCGCAAACCCGAACCCGACAAACAATCGATCAGCGCGGCCGCCGGCTACAATTTGCAACTGGGCGTCGCTTATATGCACCAGGGTCATATGGAGGCTGCGTTGGAGATACTGGAGAAGTCGATCAGGCAGGATCCCGATCGCGCCGACACCCATACGGCGCTGGCGGTCCTGTATATCCGGCTTGGCAGGCTGGCTGAGGCGGGTGCGGAATATCGTCGTTCATTGCGCCTGGAGCCGGATAACTCAGCGACCCTGAATAATTATGGTGCGTATCTTTGCCAGCGAGGGGATTACGACGAGGCGATGGAAAATTTCGCAAGGGCGGTGAAGAACCCGCTCTACCGAACGCCGGCTGCTGCCCATACCAACGCCGGCCTGTGTGCCCGCGATAAAGGGAACAGCGGGCAGGCGGAGTCGTATTTCAGGCTCGCCCTGGCAGCGGACCCCGAATTTATCGGCGCGCTCCTGCAGTTGGCGGATTTGAGTTTCGAAGAGAAAATTTACCTGCAGGCGAGGGCGTTCATGGACCGCTATATGGCCAGTGCGGCGTCGGCGACCCCCGATGCGTTGTGGCTGGGTCTGCGCGTGGAGGAGGCGCTCGGCGACAAGGCCGCGGCCGGTGCGTATTCAATGCAGCTGCTGGAGAAATTCCCGGATTCCGTCGAGGTCCGTTGGGTGCTGGAGGCGGAGAAAAATGCCGGATGA
- the rlmN gene encoding 23S rRNA (adenine(2503)-C(2))-methyltransferase RlmN → MMNGERQNLLGLSRAQLEDFFAGLDESPYRARQLMKWIYRRGEADFDRMTDISKTLRQRLKEIAEIKAPGIVTEQLSGDGTRKWLLRTDAAQAVEMVFIPEADRGTLCISSQVGCALDCSFCATGKQGFNRNLGSAEIAGQVWLAKRLLGETALASERVITNVVFMGMGEPLANYRNVVPVLQLLIDELGFELSRRRVTLSTSGLVPNLEKLADDCNVALAVSLHAPNDELRDRLVPINRKHPIRELLDACWVYAKKHHNRHITFEYVMMDGVNDSPGLARELALLLRDRPAKVNLIPFNPFPGTGYRCSPAQRIDEFRQILLDGGIMTTTRRTRGQDIDAACGQLAGRVKDRTTARLGDKMKLKAASA, encoded by the coding sequence TTTCTTCGCCGGGCTCGACGAGAGCCCATATCGTGCGCGCCAGTTGATGAAATGGATTTATCGTCGGGGCGAAGCCGATTTCGATCGCATGACCGATATCAGCAAGACCTTGCGCCAGCGCCTCAAGGAAATTGCCGAGATCAAGGCGCCCGGGATCGTAACCGAACAACTGTCGGGCGATGGCACGCGCAAGTGGTTGCTGCGTACCGATGCGGCCCAGGCGGTCGAGATGGTCTTTATCCCCGAGGCGGACAGGGGCACTTTGTGTATTTCCAGCCAGGTCGGCTGTGCGCTGGATTGCAGTTTTTGCGCGACCGGCAAGCAAGGTTTCAACCGCAACCTGGGCAGCGCGGAGATCGCCGGCCAGGTCTGGCTGGCAAAGCGTCTGCTCGGGGAAACGGCGCTGGCGTCGGAACGCGTCATCACCAACGTGGTTTTCATGGGGATGGGAGAGCCGTTGGCCAATTACCGCAATGTGGTGCCGGTACTGCAGCTGCTGATCGACGAGCTGGGTTTCGAGTTATCGAGGCGCCGGGTTACGCTGTCCACGTCGGGGCTGGTGCCGAACCTGGAAAAACTGGCTGACGACTGCAATGTGGCGCTGGCGGTGTCCCTGCATGCGCCCAATGACGAGCTTCGCGACCGCCTGGTGCCGATCAATCGCAAGCACCCGATCCGGGAATTGCTCGATGCCTGCTGGGTATATGCGAAAAAACACCACAACCGGCACATCACTTTTGAATACGTGATGATGGATGGCGTCAATGACAGTCCCGGTCTCGCCAGGGAACTGGCGCTTCTGCTGCGTGATCGGCCAGCCAAGGTCAACCTGATTCCTTTCAATCCATTTCCCGGCACCGGGTATCGTTGCTCGCCGGCGCAACGCATCGACGAATTCCGGCAAATCCTGCTGGACGGCGGTATCATGACCACCACCCGGCGCACGCGGGGGCAGGACATCGATGCGGCATGCGGGCAACTGGCCGGCAGGGTCAAGGACCGGACCACGGCGCGACTGGGTGACAAAATGAAGCTAAAGGCAGCAAGCGCATGA